One Vanessa atalanta chromosome 20, ilVanAtal1.2, whole genome shotgun sequence genomic window carries:
- the LOC125072078 gene encoding inositol oxygenase-like, whose product MAAKVKTPVSMIDPSQLLRPEPSFNDKPLEAFRDYSIDDNDPIKERVRRTYYTMHTNVTVDLVKEKREKWLKFNHFKSTIKDALIKLNELVDESDPDTDLPNIVHAFQTAERIRQDHPDDDWFHLTGLIHDLGKVMAFYGEPQWCVVGDTFPVGCKWADSIVYGHESFKDNPDTYNPKYNTKYGMYEPHCGLDNLLISWSHDEYLYQFLLHNKSKLPEKALYMIRYHSLYPWHAGGDYRHLTNEKDEQILKWVLEFNKYDLYTKSEKMPDIEALWPYYESLIEKYIPGVCEW is encoded by the exons ATGGCTGCTAAAGTT aagacTCCGGTGTCTATGATAGACCCCTCGCAACTTCTGCGTCCGGAACCAAGTTTCAATGACAAGCCGCTCGAAGCATTCCGTGACTACAGCATCGATGACAACGATCCCATCAAAGAGCGCGTGCGCAGGACATACTATACCATGCACACTAACGTAACGGTGGACCTTGTTAAAG AAAAACGTGAAAAATGGCTCAAATTCAATCACTTCAAATCAACGATAAAGGATGCTCTTATCAAGTTGAACGAGCTGGTGGACGAATCTGACCCTGACACCGATTTGCCCAACATAGTACACGCCTTCCAAACCGCCGAGAGGATCAGACAGGACCACCCTGATGATGACTGGTTTCATCTCACGGGACTCATACACGATTTGGGCAAG GTGATGGCCTTTTACGGCGAGCCTCAATGGTGCGTGGTGGGTGACACTTTCCCCGTCGGATGCAAGTGGGCTGACTCCATCGTCTACGGCCATGAGAGTTTCAAAGACAACCCTGATACCTACAATCCAAAATATAA TACAAAGTACGGTATGTACGAGCCTCATTGCGGACTGGACAATCTTCTAATATCCTGGAGCCACGATGAGTACCTGTACCAGTTCCTGCTGCACAACAAGTCGAAGCTACCGGAGAAGGCGCTTTACATGATCAG GTACCACTCCCTGTACCCGTGGCACGCAGGTGGCGATTACCGCCACCTCACCAACGAAAAGgatgaacaaatattaaaatgggTGCTAGAATTCAA TAAATATGACCTCTACACTAAAAGCGAAAAGATGCCCGACATCGAAGCTCTGTGGCCATACTACGAAAGTCTCATCGAGAAATATATTCCAGGCGTTTGCGAGTGGTGA